The genomic interval CTTGGTTTCAAAGATACTTGTGATACGCGGTCACAAAGTGATGCTCGACCGCGAGCTTGCGGAGTTGTACGGTGTCGATGTCAGGCACCTGAAAAGACAGGTGC from Elusimicrobia bacterium HGW-Elusimicrobia-1 carries:
- a CDS encoding DNA-binding protein — protein: MHKKIVPSEVLVSKILVIRGHKVMLDRELAELYGVDVRHLKRQV